A window from Planococcus maritimus encodes these proteins:
- a CDS encoding SulP family inorganic anion transporter — translation MKQSLKTQWFGNIRGDILSGILVAIALIPEAIAFSIIAGVDPMVGLYASFSIAVIIAFVGGRPGMISAATGAMALLMVPLVRDHGLEYLLAATILTGVIQLLFGVFKVAKVMKFIPRAVMIGFVNALAILIFMAQVPHFIGINTMTYVFVAITLAIIYIVPRFFKAIPAPLIALVVLTAVTIYSGFDLRTVGDLGTISQTLPSFLLPDVPFNLETLSIIFPYSLALAIVGLLESLLTANIVDDMTDTASDKNKEARGQGIANFVTGFFGGMAGCAMIGQSVINVKSGGRGRLSALVAGTFLMFLIIVLGSVVVQIPMPVLVGIMIMVSIGTFDWASFTYLKKAPKTDSIVMVATVAIVVYTHDLSIGVLAGVLLSAVFFVSKISKIKVEKRLLDATQYRVEGQLFFASVEDFLEKFDFDVEREKVVIDFTDAHIWDDSGVGAVDRVVLKFRENANEVEVTGLDAGSQKLVDQLAIFQSSNAKLPTH, via the coding sequence GTGAAACAAAGTCTTAAAACCCAATGGTTTGGGAATATCCGAGGGGATATCCTGTCGGGGATCCTCGTAGCCATCGCGCTTATCCCAGAAGCCATTGCCTTCTCGATCATTGCGGGGGTTGATCCCATGGTCGGCTTGTATGCTTCCTTCAGCATCGCCGTCATCATTGCCTTCGTCGGTGGACGCCCAGGCATGATTTCAGCTGCAACTGGGGCGATGGCGTTATTGATGGTGCCGCTCGTCCGTGACCACGGCCTGGAATACTTGCTTGCCGCTACGATTTTGACAGGAGTTATCCAATTGTTGTTTGGTGTCTTTAAAGTCGCGAAAGTGATGAAATTCATCCCGCGCGCTGTCATGATTGGCTTCGTCAACGCATTGGCCATCTTGATCTTTATGGCGCAAGTGCCGCATTTTATCGGCATCAATACGATGACTTACGTTTTTGTCGCCATTACGCTGGCGATTATTTACATCGTACCGCGTTTTTTCAAAGCTATCCCGGCACCGCTTATTGCGCTGGTGGTCTTGACTGCCGTAACGATCTACTCCGGTTTCGATTTGCGTACCGTTGGTGATTTGGGGACGATCAGCCAGACGCTGCCGAGTTTCCTGTTGCCGGATGTACCGTTTAACTTAGAAACCTTATCGATTATTTTCCCTTATTCGCTAGCACTGGCGATTGTCGGATTGCTTGAATCGCTACTGACGGCGAATATCGTCGATGACATGACCGATACAGCAAGCGACAAAAATAAAGAAGCCAGAGGGCAAGGCATTGCCAATTTCGTTACCGGCTTCTTTGGCGGAATGGCAGGCTGCGCGATGATCGGGCAATCGGTCATTAATGTCAAATCTGGCGGGCGAGGACGGTTGTCGGCACTTGTTGCCGGTACATTCCTGATGTTTTTGATCATTGTCCTTGGCAGTGTGGTCGTGCAGATTCCAATGCCGGTCCTTGTCGGCATCATGATTATGGTATCGATCGGAACGTTTGACTGGGCTTCTTTCACTTATTTGAAAAAAGCGCCGAAAACCGATTCGATCGTCATGGTCGCTACAGTCGCGATTGTGGTCTATACGCATGATTTATCAATCGGCGTATTGGCTGGGGTCTTGCTCAGTGCCGTCTTCTTCGTTTCGAAAATTTCCAAGATCAAAGTGGAAAAGCGTTTGCTCGATGCCACGCAATACCGTGTGGAGGGGCAGTTGTTCTTCGCTTCGGTCGAGGATTTCTTGGAAAAATTCGATTTTGATGTCGAACGCGAGAAAGTGGTCATCGATTTTACGGATGCCCATATTTGGGACGATTCCGGAGTCGGCGCCGTCGATCGGGTCGTATTGAAATTCCGCGAAAACGCCAATGAAGTGGAAGTGACGGGCTTAGATGCCGGAAGCCAGAAACTGGTCGATCAATTGGCGATTTTCCAAAGTTCGAACGCGAAATTACCCACTCATTAA
- a CDS encoding siderophore ABC transporter substrate-binding protein codes for MKKWAMAILMLAMLAVLAACGAEEEATDSQTADAQTTEAETMTVTHELGETEVPKNPEKVVVFDFGILDTLDQLDVESVAGVAQGNIPTYLEKYEDTEKYENIGTLKEADFEAIHAMDPDLIIISGRQAEMYSEFSEIAPTIHLGVDTTDYMNSFTTNMETVGEIFGKEAEVEEELTAINEQIEGVKEKTSTSDEKGLIVLANEGKVSAYGAASRFGIIHDVFGVKQADEGIEASIHGQSITYEYILDTNPDVMFVVDRNAAVGNEASAKDSLENELVQKTNAYQNDNIIYLDPDYWYLSGGGLQSVSEMVNAIESAF; via the coding sequence ATGAAGAAATGGGCAATGGCAATTTTGATGCTAGCGATGTTGGCAGTACTTGCAGCTTGTGGGGCAGAAGAAGAGGCAACCGATAGCCAAACGGCGGATGCACAAACAACAGAAGCGGAAACGATGACAGTGACGCACGAACTTGGTGAGACGGAAGTGCCGAAAAATCCGGAAAAAGTCGTCGTCTTTGACTTCGGAATTTTGGATACACTGGATCAATTGGATGTGGAGTCTGTAGCAGGCGTTGCACAAGGTAATATCCCTACATATTTGGAGAAATATGAAGATACGGAGAAATACGAAAATATCGGAACATTGAAAGAAGCGGATTTTGAAGCGATTCATGCGATGGATCCGGACTTGATCATCATCTCCGGGCGCCAAGCAGAGATGTATAGCGAATTCAGCGAAATCGCCCCGACGATCCACTTGGGCGTAGACACAACAGATTATATGAATTCCTTCACAACCAATATGGAAACGGTTGGAGAAATTTTTGGCAAGGAAGCAGAGGTTGAAGAAGAACTTACGGCTATCAACGAGCAAATCGAAGGCGTAAAAGAAAAAACTTCGACTTCTGATGAGAAAGGCTTGATTGTTTTAGCGAACGAAGGAAAAGTCAGTGCATACGGCGCCGCGTCACGCTTCGGCATCATTCATGATGTATTCGGCGTGAAGCAAGCAGACGAAGGCATTGAAGCTTCTATACATGGCCAAAGCATCACGTATGAATACATTCTCGATACGAATCCGGATGTGATGTTTGTTGTCGACCGCAATGCAGCAGTCGGCAATGAGGCAAGCGCGAAAGATTCATTGGAAAATGAATTGGTACAGAAAACGAATGCTTACCAAAACGATAACATCATCTACTTGGATCCAGATTATTGGTACCTATCCGGTGGCGGGCTGCAGTCTGTCAGCGAAATGGTCAATGCCATCGAATCTGCATTTTAA